One part of the Streptomyces lydicus genome encodes these proteins:
- a CDS encoding helix-turn-helix domain-containing protein, with protein MARWQPLPASLDNDTRRLVERLRALKEQTGLSLVDLAARTAYSKSAWHRYLNGGKFPPRPAVEALGRIAGADPAGLLALWGIAQHAGTGLSTPTPPTPRPRGPARRRLDLGAVVLTTVCTVLAAVAFLSGAVLSPTGPADDASDAASCRGESCQGRYPHPANCSQDARTESSVTVAAYVVRLRFSPSCSAVWSEVHTHAARGVREVSIKTGPEEGLTSYPKGRADGSTSPMLAASDPRTAEACAVVRDKLACASREAPEIVPAQGD; from the coding sequence ATGGCTCGTTGGCAGCCGCTTCCTGCATCGCTCGACAACGACACACGCCGATTGGTGGAACGGCTGCGCGCGCTCAAGGAGCAGACCGGGCTGAGCCTGGTGGACCTGGCCGCTCGGACCGCGTACAGCAAGTCGGCCTGGCACCGGTATTTGAACGGCGGCAAGTTCCCGCCGCGCCCGGCCGTCGAGGCGCTCGGCCGGATCGCGGGGGCGGACCCGGCCGGGCTCCTCGCGCTGTGGGGCATCGCGCAGCATGCCGGCACCGGCCTCAGCACCCCGACACCGCCCACTCCCAGGCCCCGGGGGCCCGCACGTCGTCGCCTGGACCTGGGCGCCGTCGTGCTCACCACGGTGTGCACCGTCCTCGCGGCCGTCGCCTTCCTCTCGGGTGCGGTGCTCTCCCCCACCGGTCCGGCAGATGACGCGTCGGACGCCGCCTCCTGCCGGGGCGAAAGCTGCCAGGGCCGCTACCCGCACCCTGCCAACTGCTCGCAGGACGCCCGGACGGAGAGCAGTGTGACGGTTGCCGCGTATGTGGTGCGGCTCCGGTTCAGCCCTTCCTGCTCCGCCGTCTGGTCCGAAGTGCACACCCACGCGGCCCGCGGCGTGCGGGAGGTGTCCATCAAGACGGGACCGGAGGAGGGGCTCACCTCGTACCCGAAGGGGCGGGCGGACGGGAGCACCAGCCCGATGCTGGCCGCCTCGGACCCGCGGACGGCGGAGGCGTGCGCGGTCGTGAGGGACAAGCTGGCCTGCGCCAGCAGGGAAGCACCTGAAATCGTGCCCGCACAAGGCGACTGA
- a CDS encoding cation diffusion facilitator family transporter, translated as MSHRDPHGEEAHAHDPHRGHGHGHGHGHGVSVDADRRCLTAALVLITGFLAVEVVVGLVAGSLALISDAGHMLTDAASILLALIAMRLAARKAGGAFTYGLQRAEVLSAQVNGLTLLLLAGYFLYEGVGRLINPLAVDGGWVVTTALAGIAVNVVATWLLAKADRTSLNVEGAFQHLLNDLYAFIGTAVSGVVVLVTGWNRADAVASLAVAALMAKAGWGLVRDAGRIFMEAAPREARPDEIGAKAAALEGVVEVHDLHVWEVSSGRPALSAHILVTPESDCHAVREAAEQLLHGGHGIRHTTLQVDHVPALVATGPVDHCVEPHGPVHRR; from the coding sequence ATGAGTCATCGCGATCCGCACGGCGAAGAGGCGCACGCCCACGACCCGCACCGCGGGCACGGCCACGGCCACGGCCACGGCCACGGGGTGAGCGTCGACGCCGACCGCCGCTGTCTGACCGCGGCGCTCGTCCTCATCACCGGATTCCTGGCCGTCGAGGTGGTGGTCGGCCTCGTCGCGGGATCGCTCGCGCTGATCTCCGACGCCGGGCACATGCTCACCGACGCCGCATCGATCCTGCTGGCGCTGATCGCCATGCGCCTGGCCGCCCGGAAGGCCGGCGGGGCGTTCACGTACGGACTGCAGCGCGCCGAGGTCCTCTCGGCTCAGGTCAACGGTCTGACGCTGCTCCTGCTCGCGGGGTATTTCCTCTACGAGGGGGTGGGGCGCCTGATCAATCCCCTTGCGGTCGACGGGGGTTGGGTCGTCACGACGGCACTGGCCGGCATCGCGGTCAATGTGGTGGCGACATGGCTGCTCGCCAAGGCCGACCGCACCAGTCTGAACGTCGAGGGAGCCTTCCAGCACCTCCTCAACGACCTCTACGCATTCATCGGGACCGCGGTCTCCGGAGTCGTCGTCCTGGTCACCGGCTGGAACCGGGCCGACGCGGTGGCCTCGCTGGCCGTCGCGGCACTGATGGCCAAGGCCGGCTGGGGGCTGGTGCGCGACGCCGGACGGATCTTCATGGAGGCCGCTCCGCGCGAGGCCCGGCCGGACGAGATCGGTGCCAAGGCCGCCGCGCTGGAGGGGGTGGTCGAGGTGCACGACCTGCACGTGTGGGAGGTCTCCTCCGGCCGGCCCGCGCTGTCCGCCCACATACTCGTCACCCCGGAGTCGGACTGCCACGCCGTACGCGAAGCCGCCGAGCAGCTGCTCCACGGCGGGCACGGCATCCGCCACACCACTTTGCAGGTCGACCACGTCCCCGCCCTCGTCGCCACGGGCCCGGTCGACCACTGCGTCGAACCGCACGGCCCGGTCCACCGGAGGTAG
- a CDS encoding DUF7489 domain-containing protein: MFKSHKNGREDAWEGVVTKRSRGMLDGSNMYHFVEVRLADGASLKVRISRRLWKSIEVGDRIVSRPGADPVKG, translated from the coding sequence ATGTTCAAATCTCACAAAAACGGACGAGAGGATGCCTGGGAAGGCGTCGTCACCAAGAGGTCGCGGGGCATGCTCGACGGCTCGAACATGTACCACTTCGTCGAGGTCCGCCTTGCCGACGGTGCATCCCTGAAGGTCCGGATCAGCCGCCGGCTCTGGAAATCGATCGAGGTCGGCGACCGGATCGTCAGCCGGCCGGGCGCCGACCCGGTCAAGGGGTAG
- a CDS encoding cation transporter, whose product MAAHASATPSPDRQAVLARRIRLLVAATISYNLIEATVALTAGTVASSTALIGFGLDSVVEVSSAAAVAWQFSASEPAVREAREKTTLRIIAVSFFALAAYVTVESARTLAGAGEADRSLPGVVLAAVSLAVMPFLSAAQRRAGKELGSASAVADSKQTLLCTYLSAVLLLGLVVNATLGWSWADPVAALVIAAVAVKEGREAWRGDHCCAVPAALAAPESATASPVGGVDACGCRPGCDCCG is encoded by the coding sequence ATGGCCGCGCACGCATCTGCGACACCGTCCCCGGACCGACAGGCCGTCCTGGCGCGCCGGATCCGGCTACTGGTCGCCGCCACCATCTCGTACAACCTCATCGAGGCCACCGTCGCCCTCACCGCCGGAACCGTCGCCTCGTCCACCGCACTCATCGGGTTCGGCCTGGACTCCGTCGTCGAGGTCTCCTCCGCCGCCGCGGTGGCCTGGCAGTTCTCCGCCTCCGAGCCGGCCGTACGCGAAGCACGGGAGAAGACCACCCTGCGCATCATCGCCGTGTCCTTCTTCGCGCTGGCCGCATACGTGACCGTCGAGTCGGCGCGCACGCTTGCCGGCGCGGGCGAAGCGGACCGCTCGCTCCCGGGCGTCGTGCTCGCCGCGGTGTCCCTCGCGGTCATGCCGTTCCTGTCGGCCGCCCAGCGCCGCGCCGGTAAGGAACTCGGTTCGGCCTCCGCGGTGGCCGACTCCAAACAGACGCTGCTGTGCACCTATCTCTCGGCGGTGCTGCTGCTCGGACTCGTCGTCAACGCGACACTGGGCTGGTCCTGGGCCGACCCGGTCGCCGCCTTGGTGATAGCCGCCGTCGCGGTGAAAGAAGGCCGCGAAGCCTGGCGCGGAGACCACTGCTGCGCCGTACCGGCCGCCCTGGCCGCACCGGAAAGCGCCACCGCCTCACCGGTTGGGGGAGTCGACGCCTGCGGCTGTCGACCGGGGTGCGACTGCTGCGGCTGA
- a CDS encoding L-histidine N(alpha)-methyltransferase — protein sequence MTAIQQHAVTPSGSFSRLYSTAQVGAIVDALSRRAEFPYEMTYLGDGSEMWRDGEAPSNPAHASMLADLDTLLTRHAEQLLALAPLSTPVQIVDLGPGTTRPVRGLIRHLLDGARLAGYRAIDISAELLELAGENLRTDFPDHAAGFELCRGDFTGPDLARALAADDTPAHGGADPVRFVILAGGTLYNFPDPAQVLRHVRRAMDDRDVLLLTLRIDTGVDRPPFMDQVSVGGPHKPQQLAGLDLLAIDRSWYVTETGFDRSRSEVFVRARFLEPVAVTFDVGPEQRTVSFEPGDTVLVWRYLYHDGAAVAEQLKRCGLQVRLFEHGRDSQVVLVAATPAR from the coding sequence ATGACGGCCATACAACAGCACGCGGTGACGCCGAGTGGAAGCTTCTCCCGCCTCTACTCGACAGCGCAGGTAGGTGCCATCGTCGATGCGCTCAGTCGACGAGCCGAGTTCCCGTACGAGATGACCTACCTCGGTGACGGGAGCGAGATGTGGCGAGACGGCGAAGCGCCGTCAAACCCCGCGCATGCGTCGATGCTGGCGGACCTCGATACCCTCCTCACGCGTCACGCCGAACAGCTCCTGGCCCTGGCCCCGTTATCCACGCCGGTGCAGATCGTCGATCTCGGGCCGGGCACCACGCGTCCCGTCCGGGGCCTGATCCGCCACCTGCTGGACGGCGCCCGGCTGGCCGGCTATCGAGCCATCGACATCAGCGCGGAACTCCTCGAACTGGCCGGGGAGAACCTGCGAACCGACTTCCCGGATCACGCGGCGGGCTTCGAGCTGTGCCGCGGTGACTTCACCGGCCCCGATCTCGCCCGGGCCCTCGCCGCCGATGACACGCCCGCCCACGGCGGTGCCGATCCGGTCCGCTTCGTCATCCTGGCCGGCGGCACGCTGTACAACTTCCCCGATCCGGCCCAGGTCCTGCGTCACGTACGCCGCGCCATGGACGACCGCGACGTACTGCTGCTGACGCTGCGCATCGACACCGGCGTCGACCGGCCCCCGTTCATGGATCAGGTCAGCGTGGGAGGGCCGCACAAGCCGCAGCAGCTGGCGGGCCTGGATCTGCTCGCCATCGACCGCTCCTGGTACGTCACCGAAACCGGGTTCGACCGCAGCCGCAGCGAAGTGTTCGTCCGGGCACGGTTCCTGGAGCCGGTCGCCGTGACCTTTGATGTCGGACCGGAACAGCGGACAGTGTCGTTCGAGCCGGGCGACACCGTACTCGTCTGGCGCTACCTCTACCACGACGGTGCGGCGGTGGCCGAGCAGCTGAAGCGCTGCGGGCTTCAGGTGCGGCTGTTCGAACACGGCCGGGACAGCCAGGTGGTCCTCGTCGCCGCGACGCCGGCGCGGTGA
- a CDS encoding DivIVA domain-containing protein, translating into MGDECCDNKEPPTSVDAVFRPGVPGLSKPLLTPDDVHHKRFATVRLREGYDLAEVDTFLHEVESTLDRLFREMAALRQQACSATDLTQRNQLGNDHAERVLTLADRTAGEVITQASAEATRIVREAQSRAEAVEREAHARAAQIEQEALDRVSVVHQDADTKEAELESLHRARNELERQAEALRSLVSDHRAGLWTALDGHFDAIERKATEVLQPAGLNGSSAEPAPTAGVHRQDVTPTDEPRTD; encoded by the coding sequence ATGGGCGACGAGTGCTGCGACAACAAGGAGCCGCCGACATCGGTGGATGCCGTCTTCCGCCCCGGCGTCCCGGGACTGTCCAAACCGCTGCTGACCCCGGATGACGTGCACCACAAGCGATTCGCCACGGTGCGTCTGCGCGAGGGGTACGACCTGGCGGAGGTCGACACCTTCCTGCACGAGGTGGAATCCACCCTGGACCGGCTCTTCCGGGAGATGGCGGCGCTGCGGCAGCAGGCGTGCTCCGCAACCGATCTGACGCAACGCAACCAGCTGGGCAATGACCACGCCGAACGGGTCCTCACGCTCGCCGACCGCACCGCCGGCGAAGTCATCACGCAGGCGAGCGCCGAGGCCACGCGCATCGTGAGGGAGGCGCAGTCGCGGGCCGAAGCGGTGGAGCGCGAGGCGCACGCGCGGGCGGCGCAGATCGAGCAGGAGGCTCTCGACCGGGTCTCCGTGGTGCATCAGGACGCCGATACGAAGGAAGCCGAACTGGAGAGCCTGCACCGGGCCCGCAACGAGCTGGAGCGGCAGGCGGAGGCGCTGCGCAGCCTCGTATCGGACCACCGCGCGGGTCTCTGGACGGCGCTGGACGGACACTTCGACGCGATCGAGCGCAAGGCCACCGAGGTCCTCCAACCAGCCGGGCTGAACGGCTCCTCGGCCGAACCCGCACCCACAGCCGGCGTCCACCGGCAGGACGTCACGCCCACCGACGAGCCGAGGACGGACTGA
- a CDS encoding zinc transporter permease — MAQHQHCHQTHEAHTDGEDCRSEPHSAACDRHENHDHATHGDHADECCDAETGQG, encoded by the coding sequence ATGGCGCAACACCAGCACTGCCACCAAACCCACGAGGCCCACACCGACGGCGAGGACTGCCGCAGCGAGCCGCACTCCGCCGCCTGTGACCGGCACGAGAACCACGACCATGCCACGCACGGCGACCACGCCGACGAGTGCTGCGACGCGGAGACCGGTCAGGGCTGA
- a CDS encoding IclR family transcriptional regulator, translating to MAGPVQSIERAAAILRLLASGPRRLGLGEVAASLGLAKGTTHGILRTLQNLDFVEQDPATGKYQLGAALLHLGTSYLDVNELRSRSINWADALAARSGEAVRLGAPLEGKVLIVHHVFRPDDTLQTLDVGSLLPLHASSLGKVLLAFGSVPLEPAVEAGLEAYTRHTLAAPERITEALAEVRELGWAAEVQEMITDEAGIAAPIRGHGGLVVGAIGISGTVERICDPKGVPQPALVTQVRHAARAISRDLGAGHW from the coding sequence ATGGCCGGCCCGGTCCAGTCGATCGAACGGGCGGCGGCAATCCTGCGTCTGCTCGCCAGCGGGCCCCGTCGGCTCGGGCTCGGTGAGGTGGCCGCGTCGCTCGGACTGGCGAAGGGCACCACCCACGGCATTCTGCGCACCCTGCAGAACCTCGACTTCGTCGAGCAGGACCCGGCGACCGGGAAGTACCAGCTCGGGGCCGCGCTGCTGCACCTGGGCACCAGTTACCTCGACGTGAACGAGCTGCGGTCCCGCTCCATCAACTGGGCCGACGCGCTGGCCGCCCGCAGCGGGGAGGCGGTCCGCCTGGGCGCGCCCCTGGAGGGCAAGGTGCTCATCGTCCACCACGTCTTCCGCCCCGACGACACCCTGCAGACCTTGGACGTGGGCTCGCTGCTCCCCCTGCACGCCTCCTCCCTCGGCAAGGTGCTGCTGGCCTTCGGCAGCGTGCCCCTGGAGCCGGCCGTGGAGGCCGGGCTGGAGGCGTACACCCGGCACACCCTGGCCGCCCCCGAGCGTATCACCGAGGCGCTCGCCGAGGTCCGGGAGCTCGGCTGGGCCGCCGAAGTGCAAGAGATGATCACGGACGAGGCCGGCATCGCCGCGCCGATACGGGGCCACGGTGGCCTCGTGGTGGGCGCCATCGGCATCTCCGGCACGGTCGAGCGGATCTGCGACCCCAAAGGGGTTCCGCAGCCGGCCCTGGTGACCCAGGTCCGCCACGCGGCCCGGGCGATCTCCAGGGATCTGGGGGCCGGCCACTGGTGA
- a CDS encoding LmeA family phospholipid-binding protein, which translates to MEAMLSNEPSADSTARVPASRAAQHGPATDNQDPDRPSAQGNTAGADPGTGTGSATATDNTITGDKQEHARAGRKSRRIVRRTVKVVVALAVVLAFLALGDRWAVLYAENLAAQQVHKALKLHAEPEVHIDSFPFIGQVLTGNVDHVEVDVPDVDAGPVSVAQVKGTADDIRIVGSLPSSVKGAVLSRVRGDILLDFKDLNREVGASQVHLMPGPGKNTVLARGDLPVGGKQAQIRGRARLQRTGERSLRMTVQDTRVVVPGLLTYVPGKGGGLQLTAPVAGKMDEGELQQATGKHVLPQQMMQGRVLDTLVDHPSLLKPTGIDPSLIQGLQKLREPKVAQQMEFSAHLPDNLPGDIRLRNISVTKNGIRAQLTGKDVPVG; encoded by the coding sequence ATGGAGGCGATGCTCTCCAACGAACCTTCCGCAGACTCCACGGCGCGGGTACCGGCGAGCCGTGCTGCCCAGCACGGCCCGGCCACGGACAACCAGGACCCGGACCGGCCGTCGGCCCAGGGCAACACCGCCGGCGCCGACCCCGGTACAGGCACCGGTAGCGCCACTGCCACTGACAACACGATTACCGGCGACAAACAGGAGCACGCGCGGGCCGGGCGCAAGTCGCGCCGGATCGTGCGGCGGACCGTGAAGGTGGTCGTCGCGCTGGCCGTCGTTCTTGCGTTCCTTGCGCTGGGTGACCGGTGGGCCGTGCTCTACGCGGAGAACCTGGCGGCGCAGCAGGTGCACAAGGCGCTGAAGCTGCACGCGGAGCCCGAGGTGCATATCGACAGCTTCCCGTTCATCGGGCAGGTGCTCACGGGCAACGTCGACCACGTCGAGGTCGACGTCCCCGATGTCGACGCCGGGCCGGTCTCCGTCGCTCAGGTGAAGGGGACGGCCGACGACATCCGGATCGTCGGCAGCCTGCCGTCCTCGGTCAAGGGTGCGGTGCTGAGCCGGGTGCGCGGTGACATCCTGCTGGACTTCAAGGACCTGAACCGCGAAGTCGGCGCGTCACAGGTTCACTTGATGCCCGGCCCCGGGAAGAACACGGTGCTGGCCCGCGGCGACCTGCCGGTGGGCGGCAAGCAGGCCCAAATCAGGGGGCGTGCGCGGTTGCAGCGGACCGGGGAACGCAGCCTGCGCATGACCGTGCAGGACACGCGCGTGGTGGTGCCCGGCCTGCTCACGTACGTACCGGGCAAGGGCGGTGGCTTGCAGCTGACTGCACCCGTCGCCGGCAAGATGGACGAGGGTGAGCTGCAACAGGCGACCGGGAAGCACGTCCTTCCGCAGCAGATGATGCAGGGCCGCGTGCTGGACACCCTCGTGGACCATCCTTCGCTGCTCAAGCCCACCGGCATCGATCCCTCGCTCATCCAGGGCCTGCAGAAGCTCCGGGAGCCGAAGGTCGCGCAGCAGATGGAGTTCTCCGCCCATCTGCCGGACAACCTGCCGGGCGACATACGGTTGCGCAACATCTCCGTGACGAAGAACGGCATTCGGGCGCAGCTGACCGGCAAGGATGTACCGGTGGGCTGA
- a CDS encoding GNAT family N-acetyltransferase, translating into MTSDFHVRQACAADAPVLARLRWAFKQEDHEGDLSTPVRSVKQAEQWIRERLDSGRWLAWVVENGEEICGHVFLHLVERVPEPYEDATPIGYVTNFYVVPEYRNRGFGGALLAELKTRAQNTGMDVLIVWPSDRSVPLYRRAGFEASAELLEAR; encoded by the coding sequence ATGACCTCAGACTTCCACGTGCGCCAAGCCTGCGCCGCTGATGCTCCCGTCCTGGCCCGACTGCGCTGGGCATTCAAGCAAGAGGACCACGAAGGAGATCTCTCCACTCCGGTCCGGTCCGTGAAACAGGCCGAGCAGTGGATCCGGGAGCGGCTCGACAGCGGACGCTGGTTGGCCTGGGTGGTTGAGAACGGGGAAGAGATCTGCGGTCACGTCTTCCTCCACCTCGTGGAAAGGGTGCCGGAGCCCTACGAAGACGCCACTCCCATCGGGTATGTGACGAACTTCTACGTGGTTCCTGAGTACCGCAATCGTGGGTTCGGTGGTGCCCTGCTCGCGGAGCTGAAGACGCGAGCTCAGAACACCGGCATGGACGTTCTCATCGTCTGGCCGTCCGACCGCAGCGTCCCCCTCTACCGACGGGCCGGGTTTGAGGCGTCGGCTGAGCTGCTGGAAGCCCGATGA
- a CDS encoding ATP-binding protein, translating into MTPQLDAVFREAAEQVWPLPHLPGAVSVVRRRARAVLAHWNLAPDLAEDALLVISELITNAVAHARPPAVLRLSRIVDGRTTLRIEVTDAGPAAAGGRPVVEPYPGECGRGLGIVTALATRCGTDVHAGGVTRWAELLAA; encoded by the coding sequence ATGACGCCACAACTCGATGCGGTGTTTCGGGAGGCGGCCGAACAGGTCTGGCCGCTGCCGCACCTCCCCGGGGCTGTCTCGGTCGTACGCCGTCGGGCGCGTGCGGTCCTGGCGCACTGGAACCTGGCCCCGGACCTTGCCGAGGACGCGCTCCTGGTGATCTCGGAGCTGATCACCAACGCGGTCGCCCACGCCCGGCCACCGGCGGTGCTGCGGCTGTCACGGATCGTCGACGGGCGCACCACCCTGCGGATCGAGGTCACCGACGCGGGGCCTGCGGCCGCGGGCGGGCGGCCGGTCGTCGAGCCCTACCCGGGTGAGTGCGGCCGCGGCCTCGGCATCGTCACCGCCCTGGCGACCCGGTGCGGCACAGATGTCCATGCGGGCGGCGTCACCCGGTGGGCGGAGCTCCTGGCAGCGTGA
- a CDS encoding DUF1648 domain-containing protein produces the protein MVFSAPVRLWLLPNAALLVALTLWGIVRYPHLPSRIPQHLGTDGVDAWTERSIGSAFVLVFVYVGVTVLLTVAAELTLRVTPQAELPEEAAPFGNALVRSSLNRPRTRASALRTARALLVLNACTGVSLLISCGVLWRSTADPAVPGWMFPAMLLPLLAGTAGTVTAAVRDRRTPVK, from the coding sequence ATGGTCTTCTCAGCTCCCGTACGCCTGTGGCTGCTCCCCAATGCCGCGCTGCTCGTCGCCCTGACCCTCTGGGGCATCGTCCGCTATCCGCACCTGCCGAGCCGGATACCGCAGCACCTCGGCACCGACGGGGTGGACGCCTGGACGGAACGGTCGATCGGCAGCGCGTTTGTGCTGGTCTTCGTGTACGTGGGAGTGACGGTGCTGCTGACCGTCGCCGCGGAGCTGACCCTGCGGGTCACCCCGCAGGCCGAACTCCCGGAAGAGGCGGCCCCGTTCGGCAACGCGCTGGTGAGATCGTCCCTCAACCGGCCCCGCACCCGCGCCTCGGCGCTGCGCACCGCCCGGGCCCTGCTGGTGCTCAATGCCTGCACGGGTGTCTCGCTGCTGATCAGCTGCGGAGTGCTGTGGCGCTCCACCGCCGATCCGGCGGTGCCCGGCTGGATGTTCCCCGCGATGCTCCTCCCCCTCCTCGCCGGGACCGCCGGGACGGTGACGGCCGCGGTACGGGACCGGCGAACGCCCGTGAAGTGA
- a CDS encoding AQJ64_40280 family protein, with protein sequence MTDLNTVVTWVDVRERLPRSGLPVAAAITGRYPADRATASDSASGEEFWLVRPMYFTTLHRSEDGTEHRDCFVDSDGIVRLPHGRASAETVTHWAELPTLPAGTTHVLLGEDVQPALHDAWGARPLT encoded by the coding sequence ATGACGGATCTGAACACCGTGGTGACGTGGGTCGACGTACGCGAGAGGCTGCCTCGCAGCGGACTACCGGTGGCAGCAGCGATCACGGGCCGGTACCCGGCTGACCGCGCCACGGCGTCCGACTCGGCGTCGGGTGAGGAATTCTGGCTGGTGCGGCCGATGTACTTCACGACGCTGCACCGGAGCGAGGACGGGACGGAGCACCGGGACTGCTTCGTCGACTCCGACGGGATCGTCCGGTTGCCCCACGGCCGCGCCAGCGCAGAAACCGTGACGCACTGGGCTGAGCTGCCCACGCTGCCGGCAGGGACGACGCATGTCCTCCTCGGGGAAGACGTGCAGCCGGCCCTTCACGACGCGTGGGGCGCTCGTCCCCTCACCTGA